CGATCGTCCGTCTCTCCCCCGGCGCGGGCCGTGGAGGGCGCGCAGTTCCTCACCGCCGAGGCCCCGCACGCGCGGGCCACCTCGGGAACGGTCACCTGGTGGGAGCGGCGCGCGGGGGCGTGGGTGCGCGCCGGCTCGACGCCGGCCCGGTTCGGTGTGGGCGGGCTGGTCCGCGGCGACCGGCGCGAACAGGGCACGTCGACCACCCCCGCCGGCGTGTACGACCTGCCGTTCGCCTTCGGGATCGAGGCGGCGCCGGCCGGGACGTCGTACCCCTACCGGCGTGTCACGCCCTCGTCGTGGTGGTGCCAGGACAACGCGTCGGCGTCCTACAACCGGTGGGTGGATTCCCTGCCCGCGGACTGCCGCGCCGCCGAGGCCGAGCACCTGGTGTCGTACGGGAAGGCGTACGCCCACGCCCTGGTGATCGGCTTCAACTACGGCCGGCCGGTGCGCGGCCGGGGGGCCGGCATCTTCCTGCACGTGAACGGCGCCGGCGCGACCGCCGGGTGCGTGTCGGTGCCGGCGGAGGCGATGGCGCGGATCCTCGCGTGGGTACGCCCCGACGCCCGGCCGCGCATCGCGATCGGATGGTCCGGCGCCTGACCCCGCCGTACGACGGAGGCCCCACCGGCGCTACCGGTCCGGCGCTACCGGCTCCACCAGCCCCCCCGGTCCACCGGCCCCGGCCCCGGCCCTGAGGCCCTACCGGTCGTTCTGCGCCAGGCGCAGCAGGTGGTCGGCGAGCGCCTGCCCGCCGGCCGGGTCGCGGGAGATGAGCAGCAGCGTGTCGTCGCCCGCGATGGTGCCGAGGATCGCGTGCAGCTCGGCCTGGTCGATGGCGGAGGCGAGGAACTGGGCCGCGCCGGGCGGGGTCCGCAGGACCACCAGGTTGGCGGACGCCTCGGCGGAGATGAGGAGTTCACCGGAGAGGCGCCGCATGCGCTCCTCCTTCGCCGACTCGCCCAGCGGTGCCTGGGGCGTGCGGAAGCCGCCCTCGCTCGGTACGGCGTAGATCAGTTCGCCGCCCGTGTTGCGGATCTTCACCGCGCCCAGTTCGTCGAGGTCGCGGCTGAGCGTCGCCTGGGTGACGCTCAGCCCGTCGTCCGCGAGGAGCTTGGCCAGCTGGCTCTGCGAGCGCACGGGCTGCCGGTTGAGGATGTCCACGATCCGGCGGTGGCGCGCCGTGCGGGTCTGCGGGACGGAAGGTCCGCCATGGCCGTTGTCCTGCGCCTCGGTCATCGTTGTGTCATTCTCCGGCTCGTGTCTCCCCGTAGGTCTGGTCCAGGACGCCGGGCAGCACCCGGAGGAAGGTGTCCGCCTCCTCGTCCCCGATGACCAGCGACGGCATGAGCCGTACGACATCGGGGGCGGGCGCGTTCACCAGGAGGCCGGCGTCCTGAGCCGCCTGCTGCACCTGGGGCGCGAGGGGCTCGGTGAGCACGATACCCAGCAGGAGGCCCGCGCCGCGGACGTGGGAGACCAGCGGGTGGTCCAGGGCCTCGATCCCGTCCCGCAGCCTCTCCCCTAGGCGCTTGACCTCATCGAGGGCTCCGTCGGCCCCGAGGGTGTCGAGGACGGCGAGACCGGCGGCGCAGGCGACGGGGTTGCCGCCGAAGGTCGTGCCGTGGTGGCCGGGCTTCAAAAGCTCGGCAGCCTCCCCGAAGGCGACGGTCGCGCCGAGGGGCAGGCCGCCGCCGAGGCCCTTGGCCAGGGTGACGACGTCCGGCTCGATCCCGTGCGCCTGGTGCGCGAACCAGTGGCCGCACCGGCCGATGCCGGTCTGCACCTCGTCCAGGACCAGGAGGGTGCCGGTGGCGCGGGTGATCGCGCGGGCCGCCTCCAGATAGCCGGCGGGCGGCACGACGACGCCGTTCTCGCCCTGGACGGGTTCGAAGACGACGAGGGCGGTGTCGGTGGTGACGGCCTGCTCCAGGGCGAGCGCGTCGCCGTACGGGACGTGCGTCACGTCACCGGGCAGCGGCAGGAACGGCTCGCGCTTGCCTGGCTGCCCGGTGAGCGCGAGGGCGCCCATCGTGCGGCCGTGGAAGCCGCCGGTGGTCGCGACCATGTGGGGACGGCCCGTCAGCCGGCCCATCTTGAAGGCGGCTTCGTTGGCCTCGGCGCCGGAGTTGGCGAAGTAAACCCGTCCGGGGCGGTCGAAGAGCCCCAGCAGCCGTTCGGCGAGGGCGACCGGCGGCTCGGCGACGAAGAGGTTGGAGACGTGGGAGAGGGCGGCGATCTGCTCGGAGACCGCCTTGACGACCGCCGGATGGGCGTGGCCGAGCGCGTTGACCGCGATGCCGCCGACGAAGTCGAGGTACTCGTTGCCGTCCGCGTCCCAGACGCGGCTGCCGGCGCCGCGGACGAGCGGGAGGCGGGGCGTGCCGTAGTTGTCCGTCATGGTGGACCGCCAGCGCCGGGTGAGCCCTTCGTTGCTCATGCGGGTGCCTCCTCTGCGTCGGCCACGACCATGGTGCCGATGCCCTCGTCGGTGAAGATCTCCAGCAGGATGGAGTGCTGCACGCGCCCGTCGATCACGCGCGCGGTGCGGACGCCGTTGCGCACGGCGTGGAGGCAGCCCTCCATCTTGGGGACCATGCCGCTGGACAGCTCGGGCAGCAGCTTCTCCAGCTCGGTGGCGGTGAGGCGGCTGATGACCTCGTCGCTGTGCGGCCAGTCCTCGTACAGTCCCTCGACGTCCGTGAGGACCATCAGGGTCTCTGCGCCAAGCGCCGCAGCGAGTGCCGCAGCCGCCGTATCAGCATTGACGTTGTAGACATGTCCGTCGTCCTCCGAGCGGGCGATCGACGACACCACGGGGATCCGCCCGTCGGCGAGGAGCGCCTCGACGGCTCCGGTGTCGATGGCCGTGACCTCGCCGACGCGGCCGATGTCGACGGCCTGCCCGTCGATGAGCGGCCGGTGCCGGGTGGCGGTGATGGTGTGGGCGTCCTCGCCGGTCATGCCGACGGCGAACGGCCCGTGCCGGTTGAGCAGGCCGACGAGTTCGCGCTGGACCTGCCCGGCGAGCACCATCCGGACGACGTCCATCGCCTCGGGGGTGGTGACGCGCAGGCCCGCCTTGAACTCGCTGACCAGGCCGTGTCGGTCGAGGGCGGCGCTGATCTGCGGTCCTCCGCCGTGCACGACGACGGGCTTGAGGCCGGCGTGGCGGAGGAAGACGACGTCCTGCGCGAAGGCCGCCTTCAGGTCGTCGTCGACCATGGCGTTGCCGCCGAACTTGATGACGACGGTCTTGCCGTGGTGGCGGGTGAGCCAGGGCAGGGCCTCGATGAGGATCTGCGCCTTCGGCAGCGCGGTGTGCTTGCGGGTGCTCATGAGCTGTAGGCGCTGTTCTCGTGGACGTAGTCGGCGGTGAGGTCGTTGGTCCAGATGACGGCGGACTCGGTGCCGGCGGACAAATCGGCGGTGATGGTGACCTCGCGGTAGCGCATGTCGACGAGGTCGCGGTCCTCGCCGACGGACCCGTTCCTGCAGACCCACACGCCGTTGATGGCGACGTTCAGCCGGTCCGGTTCGAAGGCGGCCGCGGTGGTGCCGATGGCGGACAGGACCCGGCCCCAGTTGGGGTCCTCGCCGTGGATGGCGCACTTGAGGAGGTTGTTGCGGGCGATGGAGCGGCCCACCTCGACGGCGTCGGCCTCGGTCGCGGCGTTCACGACCTCGACCCGGATCTCCTTGGAGGCGCCCTCGGCGTCGCCGATCAGCTGCCGGCCGAGGTCGTCGCACACCTCGCGCACGGCCTCGGCGAAGTCGTCGTGGGCGGGGGTGAGGCCGGTGGCGCCGGAGGCGAGGAGCAGGACGGTGTCGTTGGTGGACATGCAGCCGTCGGAGTCCACCCGGTCGAAGGTGGTGCGGGTGGCCTCGCGCAACGCCTTGTCCAGATCGGGGGCTGCGACGTCGGCGTCGGTGGTGAGGACCACGAGCATGGTGGCGAGGCCCGGGGCGAGCATGCCGGCGCCCTTGGCCATGCCGCCGACGGTCCAGCCGTCGCGGCTCACCACGGCGGTCTTGTGGACCGTGTCGGTGGTCTTGATGGCGATGGCGGCCTTCTCGCCGCCGTGCTCGGAGAGGTCGGCGGCGGCCTTGTCGATCCCCGGCAGGAGCCGGTCCATGGGGAGCAGCACCCCGATGAGGCCCGTGGAGGCGACGGCGACCTCGCCCGCGCCGATCCCGAGGACCTCGGCGGCCTTCTCGGCGGTGGCGTGGGTGTCCTGGAAGCCCTGGGGGCCCGTACAGGCGTTGGCGCCGCCGGAGTTGAGGACGACGGCGGTCAGCTCGCCGGTCCTGAGGACCTGCTCGGACCAGAGGACCGGGGCGGCCTTGACGCGGTTGGAGGTGAAGACGCCGGCGGCGGCGCGGCGGGGGCCGGTGTTGACCACGAGGGCCAGGTCCGGGGTGCCGTTCTCCTTGATCCCGGCGGCGATGCCCGCCGCCGTGAATCCCTTGGCTGCCGTGACGCTCACTGTGTGTCTCCGTTCGCTTCTCCACCCGCGCGGCACGTGGGCGCGGGCATCGTCGTCGTCCGCGGCGCGGCGGCCGCGTGCGCTCCCCCGGTCGTCGAGGGGCGGTGCTCCCCGGTCGTCGCGGGGCGGGGTTCCCGGGTCGTCGCCGGGTGGCGCTCCCGGCTCACGGGGCGAGCCCGACCGTCGGGAGGCCGGTCTCCTCGGGAAGTCCGAGGGCGATGTTCATGCTCTGCACCGCACCGCCCGCGGTGCCCTTCGTCAGGTTGTCGATGGCGCTGACGGCGATGACGCGCCCCGCCGCCGGGTCGTGGGCGACCTGTACCTGGACGGCGTTGGAGCCCTGGACGGACGCCGTGGCCGGCCAGCGCCCCTCAGGCAGGAGGTGCACGAACGGTTCGTCGGCGTACGCCTTCCGGTACGCGGCCCGCACGTCCTCCGCCGTGGTGCCGGGCCGTGCCTTGGCACTGCACGTGGCGAGGATGCCGCGGGACATGGGCGCGAGGGTGGGCGTGAACGACACGGTGACGGGCTCGCCGGCGACCGCGCCGAGGTTCTGCGCCATCTCGGGCGTGTGCCGGTGGCCGCCGCCGACGCCGTAGGGCGACATCGAGCCGATGACCTCGGCGCCGAGCAGGTGCGGCTTGAGCGCCTTGCCCGCGCCGGAGGTGCCGCTCGCGGCGACGACCACCGCCTCGGGTTCGGCGATCCCGGCGGCGTAGGCCGGGAAGAGGGCGAGCGTCACGGCGGTCGGGTAGCAGCCGGGCACCGCGACGCGCCTGGACCCCTCGAGCGCGGCGCGGGCGCCCGGCAGCTCGGGGAGGCCGTACGGCCAGGTCCCGGCGTGCGGGGTGCCGTAGAACCGCTCCCAGTCGGTGGCGTCCGCCAGTCGGAAGTCGGCGCCCATGTCGACGACGAGCACCCGGTCCCCGAGCCGCTCGGCGACCTCGGCGGACCGGCCGTGGGGCAGGGCCAGGAAGACGACGTCGTGGCCGGCGAGCACCTCGGGGGTGGTCGGCTCCAGGACGCGGTCGGCGAGCGGCAGGAGGTGCGGCTGCAGGGCGCCGAGGCTCTCCCCGGCGTTGGAGTTGCCGGTCAGGGCGCCGATCTCCACCCCGGGGTGGGCGAGCAGCAGACGGAGGAGCTCTCCCCCCGCGTACCCGCTCGCACCGGCCACCGCCACACGTACCGCCATCGGACCCTCCTCGTCGATGGCATGACTATACGCAGTTATGCAGTTTTATGCAAAGGTCATGTGAGGGGGCCGGGACGAGCGGACGCGGTCCCGGGACCGGCCCGGGGTCATGGCGCGTGAGCACGCGGGGCGCGCGTGCCGGGGGCCGTCGGGGCTGAGCGTCAGGACGGGGCGAGGACGCGGAACTCGTGGCCCTCCGGGTCGATCAGGCACGTCCACGGGACGTCGCCCTGGCCGAGGTCGAGGTCCGTGGCGCCGAGGGCGCGCAGCCGGGCAACCTCCGCCGCCGTGTCGTCGCCGGGGTACGGCAGCAGGTCGAGGTGGACGCGGTCCGGCGCGGTCTTCACGTCGGGCGTGCGGAGGAACTCGAGGTACGGGCCGACGCCCTCGGGGGAGCGCAAGGCCGCGTGGTCGTCGGTCACCTCGCGCACGGTCCAGTCCGTCGCCCCGCCCCAGAACCGGGCCATGGCCCGGGGGTCCGCGCAGTCGACGACCACCGCGGCGATCGGCCCGGTGTCCCGGTAGGTCTCCCGGGGCTCCAGGACGCAGAACTCGTTGCCCTCCGGATCGGCGAGGACCGTCCACGGCACCTCGCCCTGGCCCACGTGGGCGGGCCTCGCACCGAGAGACCGGAGGCGCGCGACCAACCGCGCCTGATGGTCCGCGGAGGTGGTGGCGAGATCGAGGTGCGCACGGTTCTTCGTCGTCGTCTTGGCTTCCGGCACGGGGACGACGTCGACGCAGACGGCGACCGGGTCCGGCCGGGCGAGGCCGCCGACGGGTCCGACGC
This portion of the Streptomyces changanensis genome encodes:
- the argB gene encoding acetylglutamate kinase, with the protein product MSTRKHTALPKAQILIEALPWLTRHHGKTVVIKFGGNAMVDDDLKAAFAQDVVFLRHAGLKPVVVHGGGPQISAALDRHGLVSEFKAGLRVTTPEAMDVVRMVLAGQVQRELVGLLNRHGPFAVGMTGEDAHTITATRHRPLIDGQAVDIGRVGEVTAIDTGAVEALLADGRIPVVSSIARSEDDGHVYNVNADTAAAALAAALGAETLMVLTDVEGLYEDWPHSDEVISRLTATELEKLLPELSSGMVPKMEGCLHAVRNGVRTARVIDGRVQHSILLEIFTDEGIGTMVVADAEEAPA
- a CDS encoding VOC family protein, producing MALRPVQVNVKARDARAIGRFWAEALGWSAHDLGVTTRVGPVGGLARPDPVAVCVDVVPVPEAKTTTKNRAHLDLATTSADHQARLVARLRSLGARPAHVGQGEVPWTVLADPEGNEFCVLEPRETYRDTGPIAAVVVDCADPRAMARFWGGATDWTVREVTDDHAALRSPEGVGPYLEFLRTPDVKTAPDRVHLDLLPYPGDDTAAEVARLRALGATDLDLGQGDVPWTCLIDPEGHEFRVLAPS
- a CDS encoding acetylornithine transaminase, which codes for MSNEGLTRRWRSTMTDNYGTPRLPLVRGAGSRVWDADGNEYLDFVGGIAVNALGHAHPAVVKAVSEQIAALSHVSNLFVAEPPVALAERLLGLFDRPGRVYFANSGAEANEAAFKMGRLTGRPHMVATTGGFHGRTMGALALTGQPGKREPFLPLPGDVTHVPYGDALALEQAVTTDTALVVFEPVQGENGVVVPPAGYLEAARAITRATGTLLVLDEVQTGIGRCGHWFAHQAHGIEPDVVTLAKGLGGGLPLGATVAFGEAAELLKPGHHGTTFGGNPVACAAGLAVLDTLGADGALDEVKRLGERLRDGIEALDHPLVSHVRGAGLLLGIVLTEPLAPQVQQAAQDAGLLVNAPAPDVVRLMPSLVIGDEEADTFLRVLPGVLDQTYGETRAGE
- the argC gene encoding N-acetyl-gamma-glutamyl-phosphate reductase, translating into MAVRVAVAGASGYAGGELLRLLLAHPGVEIGALTGNSNAGESLGALQPHLLPLADRVLEPTTPEVLAGHDVVFLALPHGRSAEVAERLGDRVLVVDMGADFRLADATDWERFYGTPHAGTWPYGLPELPGARAALEGSRRVAVPGCYPTAVTLALFPAYAAGIAEPEAVVVAASGTSGAGKALKPHLLGAEVIGSMSPYGVGGGHRHTPEMAQNLGAVAGEPVTVSFTPTLAPMSRGILATCSAKARPGTTAEDVRAAYRKAYADEPFVHLLPEGRWPATASVQGSNAVQVQVAHDPAAGRVIAVSAIDNLTKGTAGGAVQSMNIALGLPEETGLPTVGLAP
- a CDS encoding L,D-transpeptidase family protein gives rise to the protein MRPGLVLAAALLLLPAHSPARADAPAPTAPRSSVSPPARAVEGAQFLTAEAPHARATSGTVTWWERRAGAWVRAGSTPARFGVGGLVRGDRREQGTSTTPAGVYDLPFAFGIEAAPAGTSYPYRRVTPSSWWCQDNASASYNRWVDSLPADCRAAEAEHLVSYGKAYAHALVIGFNYGRPVRGRGAGIFLHVNGAGATAGCVSVPAEAMARILAWVRPDARPRIAIGWSGA
- a CDS encoding arginine repressor; translation: MTEAQDNGHGGPSVPQTRTARHRRIVDILNRQPVRSQSQLAKLLADDGLSVTQATLSRDLDELGAVKIRNTGGELIYAVPSEGGFRTPQAPLGESAKEERMRRLSGELLISAEASANLVVLRTPPGAAQFLASAIDQAELHAILGTIAGDDTLLLISRDPAGGQALADHLLRLAQNDR
- the argJ gene encoding bifunctional glutamate N-acetyltransferase/amino-acid acetyltransferase ArgJ translates to MSVTAAKGFTAAGIAAGIKENGTPDLALVVNTGPRRAAAGVFTSNRVKAAPVLWSEQVLRTGELTAVVLNSGGANACTGPQGFQDTHATAEKAAEVLGIGAGEVAVASTGLIGVLLPMDRLLPGIDKAAADLSEHGGEKAAIAIKTTDTVHKTAVVSRDGWTVGGMAKGAGMLAPGLATMLVVLTTDADVAAPDLDKALREATRTTFDRVDSDGCMSTNDTVLLLASGATGLTPAHDDFAEAVREVCDDLGRQLIGDAEGASKEIRVEVVNAATEADAVEVGRSIARNNLLKCAIHGEDPNWGRVLSAIGTTAAAFEPDRLNVAINGVWVCRNGSVGEDRDLVDMRYREVTITADLSAGTESAVIWTNDLTADYVHENSAYSS